The Rhinatrema bivittatum unplaced genomic scaffold, aRhiBiv1.1, whole genome shotgun sequence region CTAGgatcagtaatggcacagggagcaggtgtcagtgccgggtattactatgatcagtaatgacacagggagcaggtgtcagtgccgggtattactatgatcagtaatgacacagggagcaggtgtcagtgccgggtgttactatgatcagtaatggcacagggagcaggtgtcagtgccgggtattactatgatcagtaatgacacagggagcaggtgtcagtgccgggtgttactatgatcagtaatggcacagggagcaggtgtcagtgccgggtgttactatgatcagtaatgcacagggagcaggtgtcagtgccgggtgttactatgatcagtaatgcacagggagcaggtgtcagtgccgggtgttactatgatcagtaatgcacagggagcaggtgtcagtgccgggtgttactatgatcagtaatgacacagggagcaggtgtcagtgccgggtgttactatgatcagtaatggcacagggagcaggtgtcagtgccgggtgttactaggatcagtaatggcacagggagcaggtgtcagtgctggGTGTTACTAggatcagtaatgacacagggagcaggtgtcagtgctgggtgttactatgatcagtaatggcacagggagcaggtgtcagtgccgggtattactatgatcagtaatgacacagggagcaggtgtcagtgccgtgTGTTACTATGGTCAGTgatgacacagggagcaggtgtcagtgccgggtgttactatggTCAGTgatgacacagggagcaggtgtcagtgccgggtgttactatgatcagtaatggcacagggagcaggtgtcagtgccgggtgttactatgatcagtaatggcacagggagcaggtgtcagtgcctggtgttactatgatcagtaatgacacggggagcaggtgtcagtgccgggtgttactatgatcagtaatgacacgGGGAGCAGGTGTCggtgccgggtgttactatgatcagtaatgacacagggagcaggtgtcagtgccgggtgttactatgatcagtaatgacacagggagtaggtgtcagtgccgggtgttactatgatcagtaatgacacagggagcaggtgtcagtgctgggtgttactatgatcagtaatgacacagggagcaggtgtcagtgccgggtgttactatggTCAGTgatgacacagggagcaggtgtcagtgccgggtgttactatggTCAGTgatgacacagggagcaggtgtcagtgccgggtgttactatgatcagtaatggcacagggagcaggtgtcagtgccgggtattactatgatcagtaatgacacggggagcaggtgtcagtgccgggtgttactatgatcagtaatggcacagggagcaggtgtcattgctgggtgttactatgatcagtaatgcaCAGGGAGCAagtgtcagtgccgggtgttactatgatcagtaatgacacgGGGAGCAGGTGTCGGTGctgggtgttactatgatcagtaatgacacagggagcaggtgtcggtgctgggtgttactatgatcagtaatgacacagggagcaggtgtcagtgccgggtattactatgatcagtaatgacacagggagcagtTGTCAATGCCGGGtattactatgatcagtaatggcacagggagcaggtgtcagtgccgggtgttgctatgatcagtaatggcacagggaCCATGTGTCCGTGCTGGGTAATGCCagcataaataagaacataagaagttgcatgctgggtcagattgcaggtccatcgagcccagcatcccatcaCTGACAGTAGCCCATCTCAATATGTAATCCAATTTCTTGCTGTTTGCTCCCAGTGAAAAGTATTGGCTTTCCTGGAATCACCTgttttgtggacttttcctcatggaacttgtCCAGTCCCTTATTAAACCCCGCTAGGTGAGATGCTGtgacctcatcctctggcaacaaattccacagcttgatcgtGTGTTGAGGGGAAAAATGTttcctccaatttattttaaatctgctaccggCTACTTTCCAGGAGTAGGCAGTTCTGTGTATTACTATGATAAGGATTCCCTCTTCAGAATGACAGAAGATTAATATAAAAAGTAAGATGAATGAGATTGAAGATGCGGAGGGGTGCAGTATATGTACAATTAGTGCAAGAACACTTACCAGAAACTGTTATAGAGATTGTCATTCTGAAAATCTCTTGTGGTTCTGTTTCTATTTCCACGGTGTAATTTCCACTGTCACTTGTATCTACTCTTGAGATCTCCATGGAACTGTTTGCAAACCCCCTCACCCGACCTTCATAAGAGGGATTAATTGTCATACTGGGATGAAAAGCTGGATCATAATACAAGATCCAATCATTCATATAGTCCTCCATTTTGTACCAGGAGAAGCGCCAGATATCCCTAGTGAATCTGACAGAGAGCAGGACATCATCTCCCACCACTGGGGTTTCTGGCACTGAGAAGATAGATATCTGGGCAGAAATCTGCTGGC contains the following coding sequences:
- the LOC115081934 gene encoding pregnancy-specific beta-1-glycoprotein 5-like; this translates as MVVTEILPSACPATNSPFSRDQQMAFVFCKGDPAVRGFILTVYLGLWSQQISAQISIFSVPETPVVGDDVLLSVRFTRDIWRFSWYKMEDYMNDWILYYDPAFHPSMTINPSYEGRVRGFANSSMEISRVDTSDSGNYTVEIETEPQEIFRMTISITVS